A window from Clupea harengus chromosome 14, Ch_v2.0.2, whole genome shotgun sequence encodes these proteins:
- the cfl2 gene encoding cofilin-2, giving the protein MASGVTVNDDVIKVFNDMKVRKSSASDEVKKQRKKAVLFCLSEDKKKIIVEEGKQILVGDIGETVDDPYACFVKLLPLNDCRYGLYDATYETKESKKEDLVFIFWAPEGAPLKSKMIYASSKDAIKKKFTGIKHEWQVNGLDDIQDRTTLAEKLGGNVVVSLEGKAL; this is encoded by the exons ATG GCCTCAGGTGTCACAGTCAACGATGACGTCATCAAGGTCTTCAACGATATGAAGGTGCGCAAGTCTTCTGCCTCTGACGAGGTGAAGAAGCAGCGCAAGAAGGCTGTCCTCTTCTGTCTCAGtgaggacaagaagaagatcATCGTGGAGGAGGGCAAGCAGATCCTGGTGGGTGACATTGGGGAAACCGTGGACGACCCCTATGCTTGCTTTGTCAAGCTCCTACCTCTGAACGATTGCAGATATGGCTTATACGATGCCACCTACGAGACAAAAGAGTCTAAGAAAGAAGACCTGGTATTTATATTCTG GGCACCAGAAGGCGCACCACTCAAAAGCAAAATGATCTATGCTAGTTCTAAAGATGCCATCAAAAAGAAGTTTACAG gtATTAAGCACGAATGGCAAGTCAATGGTTTAGATGACATTCAGGATCGCACAACTTTGGCGGAAAAGCTGGGAGGCAATGTGGTTGTATCGCTGGAAGGGAAAGCAttgtaa
- the sec23a gene encoding protein transport protein Sec23A, whose amino-acid sequence MRSCNVCLLFDVLLQHNAPIPQGGRGAVQFVTQYQHSSGQRRIRVSTIARNWADAQTQIQSIAASFDQEAAAILMARLAVYRAESEEGPDVLRWLDRQLIRLCQKFGDYHKDDPNSFRFSETFSLYPQFMFHLRRSPFLQVFNNSPDESSYYRHQFMRQDLTQSLIMIQPILYAYSFNGPPEPVLLDSSSILPDRILLMDTFFQILIYHGETVAQWRKAGYQDLPEYENFRHLLQAPVDDAQEILHSRFPMPRYIDTEHGGSQARFLLSKVNPSQTHNNMYAWGQESGAPILTDDVSLQVFMDHLKKLAVSSAA is encoded by the exons ATGAGA TCATGTAACGTGTGTCTCTTGTTTGATGTTCTCCTCCAGCACAACGCACCCATCCCTCAGGGCGGGCGGGGGGCGGTCCAGTTTGTCACGCAGTACCAGCACTCCAGCGGCCAGAGACGCATCCGGGTCAGCACCATCGCCAGGAA CTGGGCGGACGCACAGACCCAGATCCAGAGCATCGCGGCCTCGTTTGACCAGGAGGCGGCGGCCATCTTGATGGCGCGTTTGGCCGTGTACCGGGCAGAGTCGGAGGAGGGACCTGACGTCCTGCGCTGGCTGGACCGACAGCTCATTCGCCTA TGTCAGAAATTCGGAGATTACCACAAGGATGACCCTAACTCATTCCGTTTCTCTGAGACCTTCTCCCTCTATccacag TTCATGTTCCACCTGCGGAGGTCTCCATTCCTACAAGTGTTCAACAACAGCCCAGACGAGAGTTCCTACTACAGACACCAGTTCATGAGACAGGACCTCACCCAGTCCCTCATCATGATCCAGCCCATCCTTTATGCCTACTCCTTTAATGGACCACCTGAG CCTGTGTTGctggacagcagcagcatcctgcCCGACCGGATCCTGCTCATGGACACCTTCTTCCAGATTCTCATCTACCACGGCGAG acggtggctcagtggaggAAGGCGGGCTACCAGGACCTGCCAGAGTACGAGAACTTCCGGCACCTTCTGCAGGCCCCTGTGGACGACGCCCAGGAGATCCTGCACAGCCGCTTCCCCATGCCCAGATACATCGACACAGAGCACGGAGGCAGCCAG GCTCGTTTCCTGCTCTCCAAAGTCAATCCATCTCAGACCCACAACAACATGTATGCCTGGGGCcag GAGTCCGGGGCGCCCATCCTGACGGACGACGTGAGCCTGCAGGTGTTCATGGACCACCTGAAGAAATTGGCTGTCTCCAGCGCAGCCTAA